The Hydrogenobacter thermophilus TK-6 genome window below encodes:
- a CDS encoding C39 family peptidase, which translates to MRRALALLLPFLLSLKLLDVPFVKQKDNFCGPASLSSVLEYYGVKKSQEEIAKAVYDPKLKGALITDLQNYAQSLGFKTQLFTGSLQEVKGYINKGFPVILLIDNGFLWVSVPHYVVVIGYDESHFYAHTGYEEKRAFSYSELDKKWAKMGRVGLVVYP; encoded by the coding sequence GTGAGAAGAGCCTTAGCTCTTCTTCTGCCCTTTCTTCTTTCTTTAAAGCTCCTTGATGTGCCTTTTGTAAAACAAAAGGATAACTTTTGCGGTCCTGCATCCCTGAGCAGCGTTTTGGAGTACTACGGGGTTAAAAAAAGTCAGGAGGAGATAGCAAAAGCGGTATATGACCCTAAGCTCAAAGGCGCTCTTATCACAGACCTGCAAAACTACGCTCAGAGTCTTGGCTTTAAGACACAGCTTTTTACAGGAAGCCTTCAGGAAGTTAAAGGCTACATAAACAAAGGCTTTCCCGTTATACTGCTCATAGATAACGGTTTTCTCTGGGTGAGTGTGCCTCACTATGTTGTGGTTATTGGCTACGATGAGAGCCACTTTTACGCTCATACTGGCTACGAAGAGAAAAGAGCTTTCAGCTACTCAGAATTGGACAAAAAGTGGGCAAAGATGGGAAGGGTGGGGCTGGTAGTCTATCCCTGA
- a CDS encoding PA2779 family protein, with translation MTKYLRKRALVLGVAGAFFFMNSVPAIAGLVESKPSSEVIISQRDQDMQKVQRALESKLLQEKLKAYGLTKEEIEKKLSQLSDEQLHTLAKASDKVLAGGDGLGVAIAVVVLLILIVILLKLLNKEIIIR, from the coding sequence ATGACAAAGTATCTCAGGAAGAGGGCTCTTGTACTTGGTGTTGCCGGTGCCTTTTTCTTTATGAATTCTGTGCCTGCCATTGCAGGACTTGTGGAGTCCAAACCCTCCTCTGAGGTTATCATATCCCAGAGGGATCAGGACATGCAAAAGGTGCAAAGAGCGCTGGAGAGCAAGCTCTTGCAGGAAAAGCTAAAAGCTTACGGACTTACCAAAGAGGAAATAGAGAAAAAGCTCTCACAGCTAAGCGACGAGCAACTGCACACGCTGGCAAAGGCTTCCGATAAGGTATTGGCAGGAGGTGATGGTCTTGGTGTAGCCATAGCGGTAGTAGTTCTTCTGATACTCATCGTCATACTTCTTAAGCTCCTCAATAAAGAGATAATCATTAGGTGA
- a CDS encoding FlxA-like family protein: MRRAFLLSALFSSLVFAQPAEERIKQLEEQIRLLQQEVQKLKEEQKKSEETRQETEVLKEEIRKLRLEIAMPQLEIKSYSGLGPAASKALFNPRGVSIGGYGEVHFVHNPDKKPKNTIDAKRLILYFGYAFNEKLKFNSEIEWEHAFVEGGEESGETAVEFAFLDYSFNEKLGLRGGLLLIPVGIINEYHEPPTFPSVDRPYLERNIIPTTWRELGFGVYGKLANLEYRAYITNGLKPNEEAGEKVESGELLKGFRQNGFKAASDQIAFTGRLDYNLPYNLKVGASTFVGGVQNNEGKKLGTLTLVSPHAWWQYGPWDIRFVGAYGSVSGADKVSEAISTNPACTELGDKAECTTFPKKFYGFYTQVAYDIFRLIRVSDQQLYLFGIYENYNTHASVPEGFEKPEGHKVQVFNLGLSYKPHPLVALKADYVRYSPKDAKKQNIYRLALGWMF, from the coding sequence ATGAGGCGTGCCTTTCTTTTGTCTGCCCTTTTTTCCAGCCTGGTGTTTGCCCAGCCTGCGGAGGAACGCATAAAACAGCTAGAAGAGCAGATAAGACTTCTCCAGCAGGAGGTTCAGAAGCTAAAGGAAGAGCAGAAAAAGTCCGAAGAGACAAGGCAGGAGACGGAAGTTCTCAAGGAAGAGATAAGGAAGCTCAGGCTTGAGATTGCCATGCCTCAACTTGAGATTAAATCTTACTCTGGTTTAGGACCTGCAGCTTCCAAGGCTCTCTTCAATCCGAGGGGTGTTTCCATAGGTGGCTACGGTGAGGTGCACTTTGTCCACAACCCTGACAAAAAACCCAAAAACACTATAGATGCAAAAAGGCTAATACTCTACTTTGGATACGCTTTTAACGAAAAGCTAAAGTTTAACTCAGAAATTGAGTGGGAACACGCCTTCGTGGAGGGAGGGGAAGAAAGCGGTGAAACTGCAGTAGAGTTTGCCTTTCTGGACTACAGCTTTAACGAAAAATTGGGACTGAGAGGCGGTCTTCTTCTTATTCCTGTGGGCATAATAAACGAGTACCACGAGCCTCCCACATTTCCGTCCGTGGACAGACCCTACCTGGAGAGAAACATCATACCCACCACCTGGAGAGAGCTGGGCTTTGGAGTTTACGGAAAACTGGCAAACCTTGAGTACAGGGCTTACATAACCAACGGGCTGAAACCCAACGAGGAAGCGGGGGAAAAGGTGGAAAGTGGTGAGCTTCTCAAGGGCTTTAGGCAGAATGGCTTTAAGGCTGCCTCAGACCAAATAGCCTTCACAGGCAGGCTGGACTATAACCTCCCTTACAATCTCAAGGTGGGCGCCAGCACCTTTGTGGGTGGTGTCCAAAACAATGAGGGCAAAAAGCTGGGCACTCTCACACTGGTTTCTCCTCACGCTTGGTGGCAGTACGGTCCCTGGGACATAAGATTTGTGGGAGCCTACGGGAGCGTGTCAGGAGCGGACAAAGTCTCAGAAGCCATAAGCACCAATCCCGCCTGCACCGAGCTGGGGGACAAAGCAGAGTGCACCACCTTCCCCAAGAAGTTTTACGGCTTTTACACTCAGGTGGCTTATGATATATTTAGGCTTATCAGAGTTTCTGACCAACAGCTTTACCTATTTGGCATTTATGAGAACTACAACACCCACGCCAGCGTGCCAGAAGGCTTTGAAAAGCCAGAAGGGCACAAGGTGCAGGTTTTTAACTTGGGTCTTTCGTACAAACCCCACCCCCTCGTGGCTCTAAAGGCGGACTATGTGAGGTACTCCCCAAAAGATGCCAAAAAGCAAAACATTTACAGGCTTGCCCTTGGCTGGATGTTCTGA
- a CDS encoding CDGSH iron-sulfur domain-containing protein has translation MARLVKHTEKGPYKLEVGEETYFICQCGLSKNKPFCDGSHKKTRDEEEGKLYIYDEKGRVEV, from the coding sequence ATGGCAAGACTTGTAAAACATACGGAAAAGGGTCCATACAAGCTTGAAGTGGGAGAGGAAACATACTTTATATGCCAGTGCGGACTTTCTAAAAATAAGCCTTTCTGCGATGGCTCCCACAAAAAGACAAGGGACGAAGAAGAGGGAAAGCTGTACATATATGACGAAAAGGGTAGGGTAGAGGTATGA
- a CDS encoding aminopeptidase, whose product MYEDHIYRLYRVNMNLKEGESLLLLVDDEKDYLVRLLQEFVKVAEEITPHVRYVLYPSLGVHGTEPPEEVWRITFGDRAIDALKDVGLFEKVISKEQYSEYDVVNILKKYAQDVPQVVVAFAYYSTTHTFYRKVLTEHFGTRYASMPLFEPSMFSGPMNVDWGMVSRLSTDVADILTEAEWVLVKGAEGTSMEFSVKDRKAIADTGLFHRGGDFGNLPAGEGFVAPVETSAYGRLVITYGPDRRLERPISLKFKDGAVEEIEGFEPYRYTLEEIFKKYDGARYIAEFGVGTNPGAKRPDNVLEAEKILGTVHIAIGDNHTFGGTNKVPFHTDYVVFEPEVIVGGRGWQKRLLEKGKICT is encoded by the coding sequence ATGTATGAAGATCATATTTACAGGCTTTATAGGGTGAACATGAACCTCAAAGAGGGTGAAAGCCTGCTACTGCTGGTGGATGACGAAAAGGACTACCTTGTAAGGCTTCTTCAGGAGTTTGTTAAAGTGGCGGAGGAGATTACCCCTCATGTAAGGTATGTGCTTTACCCATCCTTAGGAGTGCATGGCACAGAACCACCCGAAGAGGTATGGAGAATAACCTTTGGAGATAGGGCAATAGATGCGTTAAAGGATGTGGGGCTTTTTGAAAAGGTCATTAGCAAAGAGCAGTATTCTGAGTATGATGTTGTAAACATACTTAAAAAGTATGCGCAGGATGTTCCTCAGGTAGTGGTAGCCTTTGCGTACTACTCTACCACCCACACCTTTTACAGAAAGGTGTTAACAGAACACTTTGGCACAAGATACGCCTCCATGCCTCTCTTTGAACCCAGCATGTTCTCAGGTCCTATGAATGTGGACTGGGGCATGGTTAGCAGGCTGAGCACGGATGTGGCGGACATACTCACAGAAGCCGAATGGGTACTGGTAAAGGGCGCGGAGGGGACCAGTATGGAATTTTCCGTAAAGGACAGAAAAGCCATAGCGGACACGGGACTCTTTCACAGGGGTGGGGACTTTGGAAACCTGCCTGCGGGAGAGGGCTTTGTAGCACCTGTAGAAACCTCCGCCTACGGAAGGTTAGTCATAACTTACGGTCCGGACAGAAGGCTGGAAAGACCTATAAGTCTAAAGTTCAAGGATGGTGCGGTGGAGGAGATAGAAGGGTTTGAACCGTATCGTTATACTCTTGAAGAAATATTTAAAAAGTACGATGGAGCAAGGTACATAGCGGAGTTTGGAGTTGGAACAAATCCGGGAGCAAAAAGACCGGACAATGTGTTAGAAGCGGAAAAAATACTGGGAACAGTCCACATAGCCATAGGTGATAACCACACCTTTGGGGGTACCAATAAGGTGCCCTTCCACACGGATTATGTAGTTTTTGAACCAGAAGTCATAGTAGGAGGTAGAGGATGGCAAAAGAGGCTCTTAGAGAAAGGGAAGATATGCACCTGA
- a CDS encoding winged helix-turn-helix transcriptional regulator translates to MKLNNRDYICPVEAVIDILGGKWKLLILRELMSGTKRFSQLRRAIPNITQKMLSKQLRELEERGIVKRTVYPQVPPKVEYSLTPIGKKLSKVFDAMHQWGAEYIKTYLR, encoded by the coding sequence ATGAAACTTAATAACAGAGATTACATCTGTCCCGTGGAGGCAGTTATAGACATTCTAGGTGGCAAATGGAAGCTCCTCATACTGAGAGAGCTTATGAGTGGAACTAAGAGGTTCTCCCAGCTAAGGAGAGCTATACCCAACATAACTCAAAAGATGCTTTCAAAGCAACTCAGAGAGCTTGAGGAGCGAGGCATAGTCAAAAGGACGGTTTATCCACAGGTACCTCCTAAGGTGGAGTATTCTCTCACCCCCATAGGTAAAAAGCTGAGCAAGGTTTTTGATGCCATGCACCAGTGGGGAGCTGAATATATAAAAACTTACCTCAGATGA
- a CDS encoding OmpP1/FadL family transporter, translated as MRKFFLISGLLSVAGVSFATNGDNLIGVSPASRGMGGIGVGMPVGPTDTIFRNPAWMSYYKGFNLSFGGILFMPHVKGKSNVTPMGPMNPPAEATSDAKVFVVPEVGIVHQINDKLTFGIGAFGVSGMGVDYRNKDPRLANMHTTLQFMRVIPALAYKVNDAISLSGALHLAYGSLDMGANMCQPFTTNCWNAGGGQSQTYGIGAQVGIAYNMGDFVFAGLTYQSPVEMKYKRVFDSNGDGRFEDLKLTQPQEFAFGVGVKPMQNFKIGMDIRWINWKNAKGYKEFQWKDQWVIGIGGEYKPTEKLALRAGYNYGKSPIRGGAKNLMNANNIPNFVAPFSDFNVAYFNLIGFPAVAEQHITLGLGYEFTKTFSVDIAYKHAFEKTVTATDNMGFGFVVQGKNAQDALSLGLNWKF; from the coding sequence ATGAGGAAGTTTTTCTTAATTTCAGGGCTTCTGTCAGTAGCAGGAGTAAGCTTTGCCACCAACGGGGACAATCTGATAGGGGTCTCTCCCGCATCAAGAGGTATGGGTGGTATAGGCGTAGGTATGCCAGTAGGACCAACCGATACCATCTTCAGAAACCCCGCTTGGATGAGCTACTACAAAGGCTTTAACCTCAGCTTTGGTGGAATACTGTTTATGCCTCATGTGAAAGGAAAGAGCAATGTCACACCAATGGGACCCATGAACCCACCAGCGGAAGCCACCAGCGATGCAAAGGTCTTTGTAGTGCCAGAGGTGGGAATAGTCCATCAGATAAACGACAAGCTAACCTTCGGTATAGGAGCCTTTGGTGTTTCAGGTATGGGAGTAGATTACAGAAATAAAGACCCAAGACTTGCCAACATGCACACAACTCTGCAGTTCATGAGGGTCATACCTGCCTTAGCTTACAAGGTAAACGATGCCATTTCTCTGTCGGGTGCTTTGCACTTAGCTTATGGCTCTTTGGATATGGGAGCTAACATGTGTCAGCCTTTTACTACCAACTGCTGGAATGCAGGAGGTGGGCAGTCCCAAACATACGGCATAGGAGCGCAGGTAGGTATTGCTTACAACATGGGAGACTTTGTATTTGCAGGTCTTACTTACCAAAGTCCTGTGGAGATGAAGTACAAGAGAGTCTTTGACTCCAACGGTGATGGGAGGTTTGAGGACCTTAAGCTCACTCAACCTCAGGAGTTTGCCTTTGGTGTGGGTGTAAAGCCTATGCAGAACTTTAAGATAGGTATGGACATACGCTGGATAAACTGGAAAAACGCAAAAGGCTACAAAGAGTTTCAGTGGAAGGACCAGTGGGTGATAGGCATAGGCGGTGAGTATAAACCTACCGAAAAACTCGCTCTGAGAGCTGGCTACAACTACGGCAAGTCTCCCATCAGAGGTGGGGCAAAGAACCTTATGAATGCCAATAACATACCTAATTTTGTTGCACCTTTCAGCGACTTTAATGTGGCATACTTTAACCTCATAGGCTTTCCCGCTGTTGCTGAACAGCACATAACTTTGGGTCTTGGATACGAATTTACCAAAACTTTCAGTGTGGATATTGCATACAAACACGCCTTTGAAAAGACAGTTACTGCAACAGATAACATGGGCTTTGGCTTTGTGGTGCAGGGTAAAAACGCTCAGGATGCCCTATCTTTGGGTCTAAACTGGAAGTTTTAA
- a CDS encoding NAD(P)H-dependent oxidoreductase — MVLVVYAHPNPESFNSAIRKTVEEYLKERGLAFEVRDLYTMGFNPILSAQDFLAFERGEVFEDIKREQELIRQAKTLVFIFPMWWYSFPAILKGYIDRVFSYGFAYKEENGDVVGLLKGKRALILCTLGGSEEDYQDFARCLENTFKATFEFCGIEVPLVKFFYAVPYVSDEVRKGYLEEVKLLLSKTL, encoded by the coding sequence ATGGTCCTGGTGGTGTATGCTCACCCTAACCCTGAGAGTTTTAACTCTGCCATAAGAAAAACTGTAGAAGAGTACCTAAAAGAGAGAGGGCTTGCCTTTGAAGTGAGAGACCTCTACACCATGGGCTTTAACCCTATCCTCTCGGCTCAGGACTTTTTGGCGTTTGAAAGAGGTGAGGTCTTTGAAGACATTAAAAGGGAGCAAGAGCTCATAAGACAAGCAAAGACGCTGGTATTTATATTCCCCATGTGGTGGTATAGCTTCCCAGCTATCCTAAAGGGATACATTGACAGAGTGTTTTCTTACGGTTTTGCTTACAAGGAAGAAAACGGAGATGTGGTGGGACTGCTTAAAGGCAAAAGAGCCTTGATACTCTGCACTCTGGGAGGCTCGGAAGAAGATTACCAAGACTTTGCCAGATGTCTGGAAAACACCTTCAAAGCCACCTTTGAGTTCTGTGGGATAGAAGTTCCGCTGGTTAAGTTCTTCTACGCGGTTCCATACGTTTCGGATGAGGTAAGAAAGGGCTATCTGGAAGAGGTCAAACTGCTCCTATCCAAGACTCTTTAG
- the purC gene encoding phosphoribosylaminoimidazolesuccinocarboxamide synthase yields the protein MEKVYEGKAKIVYKTEDPDKYILYFKDTATAFDATKRAEVEGKGELNNNISSLIFQLLEERGIRTHFIRKLSSREMLVWRAKRFELEVVVRNISAGSLCKRLGIEEGKPLEKPLVEFFYKNDELHDPLVCYDHIILLGLLKEEQIHEIKHITFRVNEILREFFSQHGLILVDFKLEFGQLPDGSLAVVDEVSPDTCRLWDAKTGEKLDKDRFRFDLGDLLEGYRKVLEKLQG from the coding sequence ATGGAAAAGGTTTACGAAGGGAAAGCTAAAATTGTCTACAAAACCGAGGATCCTGACAAATATATCCTTTACTTTAAGGACACCGCCACCGCCTTTGACGCCACCAAAAGGGCAGAAGTAGAGGGTAAAGGTGAGCTTAATAATAACATATCAAGCTTAATTTTTCAATTGCTGGAAGAAAGAGGCATAAGGACTCACTTTATTCGCAAGCTCTCCAGCAGGGAGATGCTCGTTTGGAGAGCAAAGAGGTTTGAGCTGGAGGTGGTTGTCAGAAACATATCTGCCGGGAGTCTCTGTAAAAGGCTTGGCATAGAGGAGGGGAAACCTCTTGAAAAACCGTTGGTGGAGTTCTTCTATAAGAATGATGAGCTTCATGATCCTCTTGTGTGCTACGATCACATAATTCTTCTTGGACTTCTTAAGGAAGAGCAGATACATGAAATTAAACACATAACTTTTAGGGTCAACGAAATCTTAAGAGAGTTTTTCTCTCAGCACGGTCTTATTCTGGTGGACTTCAAACTGGAGTTTGGTCAGTTGCCAGATGGTAGCTTGGCTGTTGTGGACGAGGTCTCACCAGATACTTGTAGGCTCTGGGATGCCAAAACGGGAGAAAAGCTGGACAAGGACAGGTTTAGGTTTGACCTGGGAGACCTTCTGGAAGGATACAGGAAGGTGCTTGAAAAGCTTCAGGGATAG
- a CDS encoding MlaD family protein — MRFSTEFKVGTFVIAVSLAFAFLILTFGEIPFLKPGVKVYKVYFDNVAGLSKGAEVRVAGIKSGKVRSVELKDGKVEVIFEVDKSINLYRDASAQIGTLGLMGDKYLAINPGNPSSGLLSEGQVIQKTYGYADTDRLVKELTNASESIRLMVENFQLILMENREDIRRIVQNLEMLSDSLNKMALENRENLRQTIANLNILVASLSRTLPSTIASIERLSNDLDRAVVENRGDIKESLENLRSLTSDLKTSLPELVKNLNDLSRNLNAIATENRENLRATTSNLAELTTSLKKSSQDLQSILARIERGEGTLGKLVKDEELYRNITSATKTFAKAGEVADKTNLYIGFRGELYRAGDSKGILSVILQPDNQKYYLLEVVGDSRGRVYREEILPNQTVVKKEFKPEFTLQYARIFPLFEDKYLVLRGGLKESTGGVGADLIYSDRITFTSDLWDFGRKDRPQDKNLKPNFQVGVNYKVKGPLYVRFGGDDLLNSKLRGAFGGVGLLFTDNDLKYLLGAVKIPLP, encoded by the coding sequence ATGAGGTTTTCTACAGAGTTCAAGGTAGGCACTTTTGTAATAGCCGTTTCCCTTGCTTTTGCCTTCCTTATACTCACCTTTGGGGAGATACCTTTTTTAAAACCGGGTGTTAAGGTGTATAAGGTTTACTTTGACAATGTGGCAGGGCTTTCAAAGGGTGCGGAGGTGAGGGTGGCAGGCATAAAGAGCGGCAAGGTCAGGAGCGTGGAGCTAAAGGACGGAAAGGTGGAGGTGATTTTTGAGGTAGACAAAAGCATAAATCTTTACAGGGATGCCAGCGCACAGATAGGAACTCTGGGGCTTATGGGGGACAAATATTTAGCCATAAACCCGGGCAATCCCTCCTCGGGTCTTTTATCAGAAGGACAAGTCATACAAAAAACCTACGGCTATGCTGATACGGACAGACTTGTCAAAGAGCTTACCAACGCTTCCGAGTCAATAAGGCTCATGGTGGAGAATTTCCAACTTATATTGATGGAAAACAGAGAGGACATAAGAAGGATAGTGCAGAACCTTGAGATGCTATCAGACAGCCTTAATAAGATGGCTCTTGAGAACAGGGAAAACCTCAGGCAGACCATAGCCAACCTCAACATATTAGTGGCGAGCCTAAGCAGGACTCTGCCATCTACCATAGCTTCCATAGAGAGGCTTTCCAACGACCTTGACAGGGCGGTGGTTGAAAACAGAGGGGATATAAAAGAAAGTCTTGAGAACTTAAGAAGCCTTACCTCTGACCTGAAAACCTCCCTTCCCGAGCTGGTCAAAAACCTCAACGACCTTTCCAGAAATCTAAACGCAATAGCAACGGAAAACAGAGAGAACCTCAGAGCTACTACTTCAAACCTTGCAGAACTTACCACATCTCTTAAGAAAAGCTCTCAGGACCTTCAGAGCATACTCGCCAGGATAGAGAGAGGAGAAGGGACACTTGGAAAGTTGGTAAAGGATGAGGAACTTTACAGAAACATCACATCCGCTACAAAAACCTTTGCCAAGGCGGGAGAGGTGGCAGACAAAACTAACCTTTACATAGGATTCAGAGGTGAGCTCTACAGAGCTGGAGACTCCAAGGGAATACTGAGCGTAATCCTGCAGCCTGATAACCAAAAGTACTATCTACTTGAAGTGGTAGGTGATTCCAGAGGTAGGGTATACAGGGAGGAGATCCTTCCCAATCAGACAGTGGTAAAAAAAGAGTTCAAGCCCGAGTTCACACTGCAGTATGCAAGAATATTTCCACTTTTTGAAGACAAGTATCTGGTGCTAAGAGGTGGTCTCAAAGAATCCACTGGAGGTGTGGGAGCGGACCTCATATACAGCGACAGGATAACCTTTACATCGGACCTGTGGGACTTTGGAAGGAAAGACAGACCTCAGGACAAGAACCTAAAGCCTAACTTTCAGGTGGGTGTCAATTACAAAGTAAAGGGACCCCTTTATGTGCGTTTTGGAGGAGATGACCTTCTGAACTCAAAACTCAGGGGAGCCTTTGGTGGAGTGGGGCTACTCTTTACAGACAACGACCTAAAATACCTGCTGGGCGCTGTAAAAATACCCTTGCCTTGA
- a CDS encoding Crp/Fnr family transcriptional regulator: MAKEALREREDMHLKLEMLKNVHMFEGLGEEELKEAVKYMQLREFRRNEYIFFEEEAEPGIYILIDGLIKLLKETQDARIVIVRLVYPGDVFGWIEWGKKAPKNTYTAKSMTESKTLYISNKDFINLAIKHPAIAIKMTCEATANLIQTYETLKSIAGGKVEERIAKVILEIADRIGKKYEDTIIIEAPLTRLDIAEMTGTTVETTIRVMSKWKKQGIINTERGYIEILKRRELEKLVI; encoded by the coding sequence ATGGCAAAAGAGGCTCTTAGAGAAAGGGAAGATATGCACCTGAAGCTTGAAATGCTCAAAAACGTTCACATGTTTGAGGGCTTGGGAGAGGAGGAACTCAAAGAAGCTGTAAAGTACATGCAACTCAGAGAATTCAGGCGCAACGAGTATATATTCTTTGAAGAAGAGGCAGAGCCAGGCATATACATCCTCATAGATGGACTCATAAAGCTACTTAAAGAGACTCAGGATGCGAGAATAGTGATAGTCAGGCTGGTGTATCCCGGAGATGTCTTTGGCTGGATAGAGTGGGGCAAAAAGGCTCCCAAAAACACTTATACCGCCAAGTCCATGACCGAGTCAAAGACACTTTACATATCCAACAAAGACTTTATAAACTTAGCCATAAAGCACCCAGCCATAGCCATAAAGATGACCTGTGAGGCTACCGCCAACCTCATACAGACTTATGAGACGCTAAAGAGCATAGCGGGTGGTAAAGTGGAGGAGAGAATTGCTAAGGTAATACTGGAGATAGCTGACAGGATAGGCAAAAAGTACGAGGATACTATCATCATAGAAGCTCCTCTTACGAGGCTTGATATAGCAGAGATGACAGGCACCACCGTAGAAACCACCATAAGAGTTATGAGCAAGTGGAAAAAGCAGGGCATCATAAATACAGAAAGAGGCTACATAGAGATACTAAAGAGGAGAGAGCTGGAGAAGCTCGTCATCTGA
- a CDS encoding class I SAM-dependent methyltransferase, which produces MAFKFPAENWKVLLNPERSSWQSIEVFLSAVNPSEEEVWADLGCGPGYFTIPLASKVKKVYAVDLEERMLEVCASRAKEEGITNMELIKCQEDCIPLPDEVAHRILMANLLHELVKPAGFLAEVRRISRPNAKIVVIDWHPIPSPAGPPLEERIPKEEAKKLMEENGFILVEDLEVYPYHYFLIFGKEELNGPGGVCSP; this is translated from the coding sequence ATGGCTTTCAAATTCCCCGCGGAAAACTGGAAAGTGCTTTTAAACCCCGAAAGGTCCAGCTGGCAGAGCATAGAGGTCTTTTTGAGTGCAGTAAACCCATCAGAGGAAGAGGTATGGGCGGACCTGGGCTGTGGACCCGGCTACTTTACCATTCCTTTAGCCAGCAAGGTCAAAAAGGTGTACGCGGTGGATCTTGAGGAGAGAATGCTGGAGGTCTGCGCCTCAAGAGCTAAGGAGGAAGGCATAACCAATATGGAGCTCATAAAGTGCCAGGAAGACTGCATACCCCTGCCTGACGAGGTTGCGCACAGAATCCTGATGGCAAACCTCCTTCACGAGCTTGTAAAGCCCGCAGGGTTTCTGGCGGAGGTAAGAAGAATATCAAGACCCAACGCTAAAATAGTGGTTATAGATTGGCACCCAATACCCTCCCCTGCAGGACCACCCCTGGAGGAGAGGATACCCAAAGAGGAAGCAAAAAAGCTCATGGAGGAAAACGGTTTTATTTTGGTGGAAGACCTGGAGGTTTACCCTTATCATTACTTTTTAATCTTTGGAAAGGAGGAGCTAAATGGTCCTGGTGGTGTATGCTCACCCTAA
- a CDS encoding FMN-binding protein, with protein sequence MCRWCFLTFLFFCFVSFGIDSPARDFKTPQQALKDAFPGANIEIKNIVLSKQQVEKIEKLSGVRLSSRLVSWYIAKRGDSVVGYAYIDSHVVRTHPEVVLYTLTPDGRIDIVEVLAFNEPLEYMPDENWLKLFKGKSLGPDTLRLRRDIPNMTGATLTSRAITDNTRKVLAMWQVIFGGER encoded by the coding sequence ATGTGCAGGTGGTGTTTTCTGACCTTCCTCTTCTTCTGCTTTGTCTCCTTCGGGATAGACAGTCCCGCAAGGGACTTTAAAACACCACAGCAAGCTTTGAAAGATGCTTTTCCCGGTGCTAATATAGAGATAAAAAACATAGTGCTTTCAAAACAGCAGGTAGAAAAGATAGAAAAGCTCTCTGGAGTGAGGCTCTCCAGCAGGCTAGTTTCCTGGTACATAGCCAAAAGAGGAGACTCGGTGGTAGGTTATGCCTATATAGACAGCCATGTAGTCAGAACTCATCCCGAGGTGGTACTCTATACGCTCACCCCCGACGGAAGGATAGATATAGTGGAGGTGCTTGCTTTCAATGAGCCTTTAGAATACATGCCTGATGAGAACTGGCTAAAACTCTTTAAGGGTAAAAGTCTTGGTCCAGATACTCTCAGGCTAAGAAGGGACATCCCCAACATGACGGGAGCCACCCTTACATCAAGAGCAATAACTGACAACACAAGAAAAGTTCTTGCCATGTGGCAGGTAATATTCGGAGGTGAAAGATGA